AGTTAATACATTTCTTGTAACAGACAAtatataggttttttttttttttttttgccatttgaatTCTGGGCTTTCCCTgccacaagtttttttttttttttttgtcatcatcaacattattttacaACAGTATGATGATTGGTAAGATAGGGTTCCGAAAGTAATAAGAAATACAAGTTCATCTCTACCCTCAAAtagttttaaattacatttaaatcgATGGTTTACGTTCATTTAAAACTGTATCATTTTCCCAACCAAATTGTAAGCgactaaatacataaaaataacaattaaaaaaaattgcatttgagGCCATGTAAGACCCTCCCTGGTCATTTTGCATCAACATTTAATGGcagtgtttaaaataaaaaaatcatttttctaCAAGAACAAAATTGTGATGAAGGGAAGGCGTAGGATGGACAAGAACCGCACCCCCCCTAACTTGGTTAACCTCGTTTGACCCTTATCTGAAACTTTGGCTTGTCGGGGTTTTTGATCCTGTACTCACTGGCTCGCTGACGTCAGCTAACAAGCTGGTATACCCTGAGAATTCTGAGACCGGAGTCCGTATTCTGTGGTCCACCTCCGCCCCGGGGTCGCTGCCGTAGCTAAGAGGGGTGCGGCGTCCTGACTTGAACTGGGAGCCGAAGGCCTGGGCGAAATTCTCAATCTGGTACGTCGTGGATTCTTTCGGGGGATTCAAAGGAGACAGGTCTGAGTAGCTTGAACCGTTGGCGGGGGTGGCGCTGCCCCCGGCCTTGGCTTGTTGCCCCTTGGAGCTTTCCGCCTGGGCAGTCAGATCCTGGGGAGGTAGGTTGAAGGCTCCGGGGGAGTGCTGCTTCTCCAGCTGCTCCGTCAGCTCCTGAGATGGCGTTAGCTGCTGGTGGCTGGCTGGCTCCAAAGTAAGGTGGAAGCCCGATTGGGAGGGGGAGCCCACCAACATGCCGTAGTGGGATTTGGACGAGGTGGAGGAGGTGGTCGAGGAGGGGGCGGCGATGGGCAGCGGTGAAGAAACAGCAGTGGGGTAGCCACAATCTAGCGGTGATGTGCTATAGACGTGCTTGTCGGAAAACAGGGGTCCTGTGGGACTAGAGCTGCTGGACAGGAGCGGGAAGGGTCCCGTGGCACCGAGGCTGGGAAAGGGCCCGCTGTGGCTGGTGCGCTCCAGGGCCTGCAAAAGGAACTTGGAGTACTCGCTCATCACCGCAGTTTTATCACTCCCATTGGCCGCTTCGTCCTCCAGCTCGGGGGTGACGGGCGCGGCCGGCTGGAGGTCCACGTGGTGCGGGTGGTCGGACAGGTCGAAAGCTACTTCGTGGTGGTGCACTCCCTCCGGCTTATGGCTGTAATGCTCCAGCAGGCTTTGCAGAACCTCGTCCGGAATGCCCGACTTGTCGTGTTTGAGTTCCAGGGGGGAGGTGTCCAGCATGGTTAGCGTGGGTTCAGGCCCCAGGGACACCTGGATGACGCTGCCCCCCTGCGACGCCATGTGAAGAGCGCCCGCTCCGTAGTCATTGTTGACGGCGTGGAGGTATCGCCGCTTTTTCACAAACTGCATTGCATCGTCGTAGTTGCTGCTGGTGGCGGGGCCCTGCTTGTTGCTCCCGCCTCCCTGGAGCAGACCCATGTTATCAAGCCCGATAGCATCAACGTGATCCATGCCGCCGGCTTTTTGGCCTAATAGTTTTTGTCCGTCAGCGCTGTCTTCTAAAGAATGGAGGACTTTATCCAGCCCTTTACGGCCCGCTTTTTTAAAGACCAATTTGGGAGAGCGCCCCTGCATGGCGGAGCCCGAGGGCTGCTCCATGCTGTAGTCCTGCAGGCCTATGTCACGCGCCATCGCCGCAGAGGACGGGGCCGCCATGGACGCAGCCGCGTTCTTCTTTCTCTTGCGCTCGCCGCCCTCCCCGTTTTTAGACTTTGCCCGCTTGCGTCCGGAGGTGGTCGCGTTTCCCTGAGTGAGTGAATAGCTGCCCTGGCCGAGCTCGGCGTCGCTGAGCTCCAGCATGTTTGGGTCCAGACCCTTCTTTATGGCTTCTCCGCAAGTCCGCTTGTGCTTCAGTAACCGGTCTGTTCTTGAGAAAAACTAGAAAGTTgacaaaaagagagagacacAAACAATAAGACACTATTGACCCTAAAAATCACCGGTAAGTTGCCCACTTGACTAAAGAAATGCAACACCCCAGGGCTCTATCCCGATCCCCTACAAATTGAGTGGGTTTACTGTATTAACATCATATTCactatttaattgatttttcttAAAGAAGTGTTGTGAACCTGTGGCGTCGATGcgtttcttaaaaaaacaaaaaacgttattGCGTGGTACTTTGACTTCATAATGACCTCACAAGGGCTTGCCAAAGAATGTGGACAGGCCAGATGTGGCCGGCGGTCCCATATAATGTCCAGAACTGACCTCGAAAGTTCAAATTAAAAGGGAAGAAAACCTCCAAAATACAATATGTCCTACCTGTTGGCATGTATCGCATCGATATGGCTTCTCGCCACTATGCGTTCTTTTGTGTCGCTCCATGTGATACTTCTGGATGAACCGCATGTTGCACTGGTCACAGCTGAACGGCTTCTCCCCTGAAACACACAGCAGTGACACGATTTGTGGTTTATTCCGACATTTGTGTGAAGACGTTAAAGATAAGAATGGACAACTTACCACTGTGGATCTTTTCATGCCGCTGGAGCAGGTACTTCTGAATGAAGCTCATGTTACACTGACTGCACCGAAAAGGCCTCTCACCTGTGCGATCAAGAGTACAACCGTCCCCCCAACACATTAATTATTGCATTTCAGTTCAATACTGCATAAATCCAGGGATAAAACAATTGTGATGGATAAAGCGACTAAGGGATCCACTCTGTTAATTTGTCATGAGAAATTCCCAGCATAGAGGATGACTAATATGTCCAGAAACACATGAGCAATCAATGAGTCATCCCAGACAGTCTCCCCTTGAGGATGTGCGGTAAAAGGGAGATAACACGATGCTCCCAGATGGCAGACTGTGCGTTATATTACCTTCGTGTCTGGAGGTTTTGAAGCACAGAAACAAAAAACGGGCAGGAAGCAGTGAAAGCCTCTCACCTGTGTGTATGAGCACATGTCTGCGCAAGTGATAGGAGCTGCGGAAGGCAGCGTTACAGTGCTCGCAGATATGTGGTTTGGAGTTGGGCGACAGGCAGGCTCCATCCGCATCCAACATCATGCCCTAGAAGGACATGAGTCACATGACATTGAGTGACTTAGGTTTGGTCCTATTGAATACTCCGATTACTTAGCCACAAGAAAGCTCAGTTCAAAGCTAATTTGACATTATTTCAGTCTTAAATTTACACACTTAAATTCACACGACTTTTAAGAGCACCCTACAGCTGTGTGTTCATTTACATATTAGTAGGAATTTACATAATGATTATATTTCTTTATCATGTTAAAAAGGATGCATTACACTATGAATAAACAAAATTATGCGGTGGTTTGAAACATTCCAAGGATATGAACAACAATATGGGAACATACAGAAACTAAGTGGAATACAGTGGAAATCTGCAGTTGTAGGTtagtggttgcacaagtgtgcacaccctcttaactGGGGGACGTGGCTGTGTCCAGAACTCATCACAATCAAACTAATGTTAGATAGCAGTCAccgcacacctgccaccatttaaagtgcttccGATTAAACCCAAATTAAGTTCAGATTTACTAGTAGGATTTTCctattttcccccccctttttaGCAGAAGCTTGAAGGTTTTGTACTAACACTGACTAGTATTTATCTATCTTCGCTTTCTGCTCATCATACATAGCACCACCCACACCCTCCAttccagcagttttattaaTCTCTTCGTTCCCAAAGTCCACACTATTtttggtcgattttttttttgctccaaatAACTGGAACACTCTCTAGCAAATGATAAAACTCAGCTCATTCATCCCAACATCATTTAAAAGGTTATTGAGAGACATGGTACATGATTGCAGGACCTGTTTAAAACCTCTTTAGTCACCATGTGTTATGATGTAAAGTATTATGTAATTACAGTGGACCCATGCTATTCACCGGTGATAGGGACCAATCGTGAAAATCTGcagataattgacacccattgtaattctattgaaaaaaatacttttttcatacTCCAAAAATGACTAAGTAAGCAGAGATAAACCACTAATAAACGTTTCGAGATTGGTTTCCgcccaaaaagaagaagaagccaaataaataaacaaataggaaaaacattttaaatcaaatctgCGGAAAAGTGAATCCGCAGGTGTCACACTGGAGGTAAGCGGGGATCCACTGCATaacacattgtacagtttgttgtctatgtatttgctttgttttactctgctgtttGCTGCCAGGTCGGCGGTGCAAATCTGTTCTAAATTACCTCACCTGGGTAAATGgttaaatagattaaaaaaacataaacaaattgTAACTGTTCGTAATGCTTTCCATGTTCACTAGGGCCCCGTTCCACCTGAAGAGAAACACACAGGAGCAGGATTATCAAACGTGGTGAACCTTTGCAGCGTCGTTGCGTTTCCTTCGAGCTTTGCCTCCCTGTCCGTCCCCATTGGTCCTCCTCCCTCTTTTACCCGAGGAATCTTTTGGCTCTTTACCCGATCGTCCTGACATCTGAGGGTAAAACCACAAGTCTTATCAGTCTTAAAGGGACAGGGTTCACAATCTTCAGATTTCCACTTCAAACTCACCGGTTCTCCAAGGGAGCGCACGTTGCTGTGGGTGAGGTCGTGCAGGAGCATGTTATGGTGATTTTGGTGGTGGTTGCCGTAAGACATGTCCGGCATGTCGTCGCCGCTCTTCCCCGCGCCGGCACAATTCATCGGCACGCCaccgcctcctcctccgccgtAGAGAGGCATGCGATAATCCAGCTCGCTTAGCCGCTCCTGCTTGATGCCCATGCTGTGGAGGAAGCCGCTCGCGTTGGCCAGACTGGCACTGTGGTGGTCCGGGGGCGAGTCGCGCTCCTTCTTGAGAACCATCTCCTGCGGGAGTTCACCCATGACCGACTGCGACGTCAGCCGCGTGAAGCTGGTGACGGGCGGTAAGTGGCTGAACATGAGCATGCCGGGTGCAAAATTGGGGTCCATGCCACCGTTGCGCAAAAACTCATTGCCAAGTTTGTCTTGGATAATACTCATGGTGGTAGTTTTGCTGTGTGCAGGCGCGGGCCAGGCCAATAACTCTAAATAGGAATGCGGGAGAACACCCTGAAAAAGAGGACAGACACAAACACTCTTCAAAAAATTACAGAGGTACCTGGATAACGATGGTCGAATGGCTTAAAgcatttgaacattttacatGTTGGAAACTAAACTGCCATAACCCATAATGCCGGCTTGACTTTATTCagctttttgtaacattttcacacaaaaaaagtgcgtGAAAAGAAGAATATTCACCAAGTCTGTGACAATATGCGTATCAAAACTGAAATGGCGACCAAGACACGAATCTGTGTCGCCTTTGAAAGAGCTTCAAATTTCTAAATTCACAGGCAACACAATGAACATGTTAAAGCACTTTCAAAGACACAAACTcaaaattaattgaaatagGGCAGAGAAGAAAATACAGGGACAGTCTACTCTGCCAAATTGTAGCTATGGTTGCTTCATTGTGTAAACAGAACTACAGAAGAATGTTTCCACACAGTAGCCCATTAATTACCTAATTGGATTTACAGGGAATAAGTGACTGGAAGccttaaaatatatttaccttggatttttttccccctcctagTTTAGCAAATAATTGTGTTAAATGCCTTTACAGATGTATAGCGACAGACATGGCACATTAAGTAATACTGGAGGTGAAAATTTGTATATCTATCCAGACACCTGCCTGCAATTTAATCTAAAACATACATACACTGGTTTTTATGAAGCCATGCGTAACGCAAAATGTAAAGTTTGGACGTAATTACTAATGTTTTCAACACTCTTTTGCACCTTAGTCTATCAAATGTAAAAGCGTACTATATAATTCTGActgcaacaataataattagtCGGTGAAGTTTTTCCACAGTAAGTAATATTGGACAAATAATACAGTTGATAAACCGTTTATAGCAGTCTAGACATCTGTCTACAATTCAATCTAAAATATGCACTTACATTTGGCACCTTGCTTTTGCACCTTGGCCTATCAAGAAAGCAAATATGCCTTACCGCAACAGTAATATTTAGTCGGTTCAGATTCTAGATTAGTGAATAATCCTGTTAAATTTCTCATTAAAAGGTACAGTGGCGGACGtaagtaaatacaaattatacagGTGAAGAATCCTTACATAACAGTCCAGCTGTCTCTCTACATGGTACTTTGTTTCCTCTGAAGCCACATATAACCCATAGCctaaatgtaaaatttttagtatattgttgttttttacactGTGTTGTATTGTTTACACACTCATTTGCAACTTGACCTATCAAATGTTAGCGCAAATAAGTGACTCCAATACTTGGTAATAACTggtttattccccccccccccccccccatagatTAGCTAATAATCTTGCCAGATGCCTTAACAGATACAtaaatggaataataataaaaaaaaagtctagacTTATGTATTACAAGTCAGTCTAAAATATGCAcgcttgcatttttttgtttaaataaagccACATGTACCCTTAAGCCTTAATGTATCATTTGGAGtgaattattgttgtttttttaaacactcctTTACACCTTGGCCTATCAAATGTTAACGCAAACAGAAATGATGACTGCAACGCTACTAATTAGCCGGTCGGGTAGACTTGCCTAAACAAATGCTATTTAGGTCAAACGCGTCTTGACATTTGAGCAATTTAACTAGGACACACACTCGTGACTAAACCAAACTCTCGAAGGGTTCGACGACTTATCAGCGAGCCCAAAGACCGGCCGGCGACCATTTGGCGAAGCGACACACATTCAACACCAAGCAGATGAGCTTTTGTCATACATAATAGTTAGCCGGCTAGTTAGCTTAGCAGCCGACTCGCCACAATGAGCCCAACGACGCACCGTCGACTTCGCAATGAAAACCCTCGAGCAAATCTAGACAAAAGCGCCACACGCCATTCGTCAAAACTTGTATTTTACGCTACGGCTTGTTAAATAAGCCAAAAAGTTCGCCTTCTGGACAAGGAAGGAGGTGACATATTGCCATGTTGCTAGCGCATCTATTGGCTATTTAAAAATGGGTAAGACACCAATCGCCATAATTGCTCATTTCAATGATTATACATTCGTTTAAACTATCCGCGGTGTTAAATTAAACATTAAGTTTGCCCGAAAGCGACCGCGGAATGCGTGAAttgctctcccccccccccccccccccccagcaagCTTTGACGACGCTTGGAAATTCAATCTAGCTGGCTGGCGCTCCGTTTATTGATAGCTAACTTTAGCCGTAATTACGAGCGGATAACGATTACCGAGCGTGCGTGTGGCtggcaaaaaaaaggacagaaaaagaaagaaaaaaaacgttgcGAGAGCTATTTCGGTTCCACGTAGGCTCAGGCTCCAATGACCTAGCACGGGCAGTCGCAGCTAAATAAAAACCAAGCTACGCGCTTTACACGCAGCTGTGTTTATAACAATCAAACTAGCCATGAGCTAGTTAGCTGGCTGCTAACTTGCTAACCTGCTAAGTTAGctccgaggaggaggaggaaaaaaaaaaaaaaaaaaaaaagccgcatTACGGCCCGTGCATCCCAAACAATGATGCTGCCTTTCGGTGCATCTCGAACCCGGCGTTGCGTCGCGTCTATCTCGACGGAACCCAACCGAATCGTAACCCGCGAGCCGAATTGGGTTCTCGCTCACCTACACATGACCGCAGACGGCTCGGAAGGTGCCCGTGGTGCCTCCGTATTCGCAGCTTTGGAGGTTTTATTGCCAAAACATTGTTCTCCGGCGGCCGCTGCTTTCTTCCATCTTGTCTTGGCGCGGGGGATTATGGGTGCAGGCTGGCGGACGG
The sequence above is a segment of the Phycodurus eques isolate BA_2022a chromosome 19, UOR_Pequ_1.1, whole genome shotgun sequence genome. Coding sequences within it:
- the znf281b gene encoding zinc finger protein 281b; translated protein: MSIIQDKLGNEFLRNGGMDPNFAPGMLMFSHLPPVTSFTRLTSQSVMGELPQEMVLKKERDSPPDHHSASLANASGFLHSMGIKQERLSELDYRMPLYGGGGGGGVPMNCAGAGKSGDDMPDMSYGNHHQNHHNMLLHDLTHSNVRSLGEPMSGRSGKEPKDSSGKRGRRTNGDGQGGKARRKRNDAAKGMMLDADGACLSPNSKPHICEHCNAAFRSSYHLRRHVLIHTGERPFRCSQCNMSFIQKYLLQRHEKIHSGEKPFSCDQCNMRFIQKYHMERHKRTHSGEKPYRCDTCQQFFSRTDRLLKHKRTCGEAIKKGLDPNMLELSDAELGQGSYSLTQGNATTSGRKRAKSKNGEGGERKRKKNAAASMAAPSSAAMARDIGLQDYSMEQPSGSAMQGRSPKLVFKKAGRKGLDKVLHSLEDSADGQKLLGQKAGGMDHVDAIGLDNMGLLQGGGSNKQGPATSSNYDDAMQFVKKRRYLHAVNNDYGAGALHMASQGGSVIQVSLGPEPTLTMLDTSPLELKHDKSGIPDEVLQSLLEHYSHKPEGVHHHEVAFDLSDHPHHVDLQPAAPVTPELEDEAANGSDKTAVMSEYSKFLLQALERTSHSGPFPSLGATGPFPLLSSSSSPTGPLFSDKHVYSTSPLDCGYPTAVSSPLPIAAPSSTTSSTSSKSHYGMLVGSPSQSGFHLTLEPASHQQLTPSQELTEQLEKQHSPGAFNLPPQDLTAQAESSKGQQAKAGGSATPANGSSYSDLSPLNPPKESTTYQIENFAQAFGSQFKSGRRTPLSYGSDPGAEVDHRIRTPVSEFSGYTSLLADVSEPVSTGSKTPTSQSFR